Proteins found in one Acipenser ruthenus chromosome 18, fAciRut3.2 maternal haplotype, whole genome shotgun sequence genomic segment:
- the LOC117431107 gene encoding zinc finger protein 239-like produces the protein MELVQIKEEQLPPVAQSSIAEDVSELGSICVKEEAPELLIKAENKSDSEICAECGKNYQTRPRAGNSRCSVCDQNSKGSEIPRHPSEPTHTCPECGAKFSHSNSLKRHQRVHTGEKPYHCPDCGESYGRLEHLRNHQRVHTGQAQYQCSQCKKSFSQLGNLKLHLRIHTGEKAYHCAECGQLFAQLGDLKQHKLIHAGGDTAYQCSQCAAGFSQFQELKEHQRVHAKGGAGFVEPPESLFICEECGDSFTQSGHHKTHQRIHTGEKPYHCQQCGQSFTYSNQVNTHQCA, from the coding sequence ATGGAATTGGTGCAGATTAAAGAAGAGCAGCTCCCCCCAGTGGCACAAAGCAGCATTGCCGAGGATGTGTCAGAGCTGGGGTCCATCTGTGTGAAGGAGGAGGCTCCTGAACTACTGATCAAAGCAGAGAACAAATCTGACTCAGAAATCTGTGCAGAATGTGGGAAAAACTATCAGACTCGCCCGAGGGCTGGTAATTCCCGGTGTTCGGTTTGCGATCAGAATTCCAAGGGGTCTGAAATACCCAGACACCCATCAGAGCCCACCCACACCTGCCCCGAGTGTGGCGCCAAATTCAGCCACTCAAACTCTCTGAAGagacaccagcgagttcacacaggagagaaaccgtatcactgcccGGACTGCGGGGAGAGCTACGGCAGACTGGAGCACCTGAGAAACCATCAGCGAGTTCATACTGGGCAGGCTCAGTACCAGTGCTCCCAGTGCAAAAAGAGCTTCAGCCAACTGGGCAACCTGAAGCTCCATCTGAGGATCCATACCGGGGAGAAAGCCTACCACTGTGCTGAGTGCGGGCAACTCTTTGCACAGCTGGGGGATCTGAAGCAGCACAAGCTGATTCACGCTGGGGGCGACACTGCGTACCAGTGTTCCCAGTGTGCGGCAGGCTTCTCCCAGTTCCAGGAGCTGAAAGAGCACCAGAGGGTCCACGCTAAAGGGGGTGCGGGTTTCGTTGAGCCCCCCGAGAGCTTGTTTATCTGCGAGGAGTGTGGGGACAGCTTCACCCAGTCGGGGCATCATAAAActcaccagcgcattcacacaggagagaaaccctatcacTGTCAGCAATGTGGGCAGAGCTTCACTTATTCCAATCAGGTTAATACTCATCAGTGTGCTTAG